Proteins encoded in a region of the Isosphaeraceae bacterium EP7 genome:
- the rlmN gene encoding 23S rRNA (adenine(2503)-C(2))-methyltransferase RlmN has translation MKRPLLQATTAELAGWMAERGYPGYRAKQVIRWVFERRGTQFDAMSDLPKGLRADLEAEWVVFQMEIAHQSVAPDGTDKLLLSCSDGRRVECVLIPEGDRRTVCISTQVGCGMGCVFCASGLKGVERNLTSGEILEQVIQMRNLLPEDGRLSNIVVMGMGESLANLDNLIVALDRICSTEGLGMSQRRVTISTVGLPEKMRALAALDRQYHLAVSLHAPTEQLRNELVPINDKIGLTAVVEAADAYFRSSGRRVTYEYVMLRGINDRAEDASAMVGLLRARKAHVNLIPYNPVAGLPYERPSPASVRRFEGIVSAGGVSVSVRKTKGQEIDAACGQLRKRVEDAATAVAD, from the coding sequence ATGAAGCGTCCTCTGTTGCAGGCGACGACGGCGGAGCTTGCCGGCTGGATGGCCGAGCGGGGTTATCCTGGGTATCGCGCCAAGCAGGTGATTCGCTGGGTCTTCGAGCGGCGCGGGACTCAGTTTGACGCGATGTCGGATCTGCCCAAGGGATTGCGGGCGGATCTGGAGGCGGAGTGGGTGGTCTTCCAGATGGAGATCGCCCACCAGAGTGTTGCCCCGGACGGGACCGATAAGCTGCTGCTCAGCTGTTCCGATGGGCGGCGGGTTGAGTGTGTTTTGATCCCTGAGGGGGATCGTCGGACGGTCTGCATCAGCACCCAGGTTGGCTGCGGGATGGGGTGCGTCTTCTGCGCGAGCGGGTTGAAGGGGGTCGAGCGCAACCTGACCTCGGGGGAGATTCTCGAGCAGGTGATCCAGATGCGGAACCTGTTGCCCGAAGATGGACGGCTGTCCAATATTGTGGTGATGGGGATGGGGGAGAGCCTGGCGAATCTGGACAACCTCATCGTCGCGCTGGACCGGATCTGCTCGACGGAGGGTCTGGGGATGTCCCAGCGTCGGGTGACGATCTCGACGGTCGGATTGCCCGAGAAGATGAGGGCGCTGGCGGCCCTGGATCGGCAGTATCACCTTGCCGTGTCGCTGCATGCGCCGACGGAGCAGCTTCGCAATGAGCTGGTCCCGATTAACGACAAGATCGGGCTGACGGCCGTTGTCGAGGCGGCCGATGCCTATTTTCGGTCGTCGGGACGGCGGGTGACCTATGAATATGTCATGCTGCGTGGGATCAACGACCGGGCCGAGGATGCCTCAGCGATGGTCGGTTTGCTGAGGGCTCGCAAGGCGCACGTGAACCTGATCCCGTACAATCCGGTGGCGGGCCTGCCGTACGAGCGGCCTTCGCCTGCGTCGGTCCGCCGGTTTGAGGGGATCGTGTCGGCGGGCGGGGTGAGCGTCAGCGTGAGGAAGACGAAGGGGCAGGAGATCGACGCGGCGTGTGGGCAACTGCGCAAGCGGGTCGAAGACGCGGCGACGGCTGTGGCCGACTGA